The following nucleotide sequence is from Malania oleifera isolate guangnan ecotype guangnan chromosome 4, ASM2987363v1, whole genome shotgun sequence.
tttttttcattttattgtcAAACATGAACCCTTAACCACAAGTTCATTGAACTTGTCCATTTTATTCTATTATATCTTATTTTATCTTAAGAAATTCTTTCCCtgaaatttaataattatatatctAGACTTTGAATTCTAGACTTGAAAAATAATTAGATAACAGTTGAATTACTAATATATGGAGCAGGCAATCAAACAACAATTTAGTAAGCATACTTACATATCCAGACTTATAATTCTGGACTAAAAAAACAATAAGATAACCTTTGAATTAATATTAAATGGAGCAGGTAATCAAACAACTATACGTTTGGAAAGTAAGAATTTTCATGTAACAAATTTGCTTGATTTTTTTATATTCTCCTTTCATCTTTGATATTCCAGTCCATACCTAAGACAGccaaccaaacacaacataaaagctTATCAACTTAGATTCTTAGGATGGAAATAAAAAGCGAGTCTTCTTTTGAGCTTTCTAAGCAAGTTGAAGCGTCTCACTAGCTGGTGCACTTTCATAGCATTTGGCATTGGGATTTCAGGCTTTAGCGGCCCTTTCCAACTCCCAAATCCCAACCATTTAAGAAGTTCTTAACGACCCCACACACACCTGCAGCTACAAGGAAGGTGCTTCCCCTTCTGCGTAGCTTATTGCACATGCCATCTTGCATCTTACGACACCTCAGAACCCACAAGTAAAAACAAAGCGTTTTAAGGTACCCCCTCAAGAAGAAAAGCATAAATCTTGATCCTTCCTCATCAAAAACTTTACAAAAGCAACACCAATCATGTTCTCTGTAGCTCCCCTCCTTCAACTCAAAGTAAACTTGCCATTTCTTTTTACTCCAACCTCCAAACCAACTTCGCTCTGAAACCCCACCATCTCCAACTTCCTGATGCACAAACAATGTGTGAATTGAAAAGCTTCCATCTATGGCTTCTCCAAGTTCTAGCCCTCTTGGGCATCCTTGCCTTCCTTCTTTGGTTCATAATGCGTCCAAAAAACCCCACTTATACCGTCGTCGACTTCACCATCCCAACATCAAATACCACCATTGTGTCTGTGATCGATCAAGGAAACCAAAATAGCATCATCTCATATAGCCTTGACATTGAAAATCCAAACAAAGATGCCAGCATTTACTATGATGACATTATTTTGACATTTCTATTTGGACAGGATACTGTGGGTGAGAGAACCATACCTTCTTTCCATCAGGGAAAAGGTAGCACCCACCACCATGTTGACGGCTTTAATACGAACCCAAGGGTTTGGAAAGCTCTTCTGAATGCAGTATCAAATGCAACGGCAGAACTGAAGGTGGGTTTGGTGACTAAATTTCGATACCGAATGTTGGGTCATAAGAGCAAGCATCATGAGGTGAATGTGCAAGCTCCTCTGCCAATTGGCCCAGATGGGAAAATTTCAGGGAAGAAGAAGTTAGGTAAACATTCCAAGAAATGGAGAACAAGGGTGACATGATTTATAGAAACAACTGCAAATATATTATCCAGGTTTTTTTCACTTGTACATACCTATTTATTTCATCCTCAAAGGCAAGAATTTAGCATGCTGACAACTTCTGATGCTGATCATGAATAATGCGGTTGCAGGATAGAAAGTATCTGTCCTGCACATTAGAATAATGGATCACATCCtgatggttttaaaataattatctGAATGAAACATTGGTCTATGTTTTGAGATTGGAGAACATGCCTTAATATTTTCACAATAGTGTGGCCTAGGCAACAGTTCCGCACTCCCATCACCCTAGATTTATGCGCAAGGAGATTGACGAAAGGCCAAGGATGGGGCTGTTGATACTAAGAATTTCACCTGTATGGAATTGCCTTTAGAAGCAATTCATGATGCATTTAGAGCATCAATTTTAGGTCCTGGATTTGAATACATGAAGATGTGCATAAAGCTCAATGCAGTTTCATCCTTGACCTGAGTTTTGACTAAATATCCACAAATCAAAATCAAAGGCTCAAACTCCAAGCTCTCAAACACAAGGTAAGAGTCACCTTCAAACAGACCCACCCAAATGTtattcttaaaagaaaaattagtttttattcatattacattttcaccctCATGGGCTACAGATCAATAAAAAGTTCTCCCATCATATTTCACTTTTTTCTGGGTCAGTTATTGGCCCCTGAATTTATGACCTAGAGAATGATACCTATTACAAAAGTGTCATACAACAAAGGTTGAACTATTGGAAAATTGTTAATCGAACTCTAAGTTCAACGGCGTGTAACAACTTGTCTTCGCCATTCCCAAATTGGAACCTGCATGGCAACCCAGGAAAATTTTTTGTTTATATCCAGTTGATATTTTCTCCAACAGTCAAACAACATAAATTGATAGGCTGATGAAATCCCTTGTTAATAGTTAATACAAAATTGTATCGTGTGTTGACACCTAGTTATTATCAATGAAAGTTAGAAAATAAATATGACAATACAATCCTTACAGCAGGGAAGCCACC
It contains:
- the LOC131154475 gene encoding protein NDR1-like — translated: MCELKSFHLWLLQVLALLGILAFLLWFIMRPKNPTYTVVDFTIPTSNTTIVSVIDQGNQNSIISYSLDIENPNKDASIYYDDIILTFLFGQDTVGERTIPSFHQGKGSTHHHVDGFNTNPRVWKALLNAVSNATAELKVGLVTKFRYRMLGHKSKHHEVNVQAPLPIGPDGKISGKKKLGKHSKKWRTRVT